A genomic region of Palaemon carinicauda isolate YSFRI2023 chromosome 11, ASM3689809v2, whole genome shotgun sequence contains the following coding sequences:
- the LOC137649259 gene encoding uncharacterized protein, whose translation MEIETTDDAARFLSRDNWRSKLFTIKKSELLVVSDYLELGFTLSSTNDDIRKGIIAHLVPDGVDVDFKLLEEEIDEDCEVVKLRLKLDLKKLEFEDEQNRREHELSMKQLENEQQKRDHELELARLTGSQSPISGNEDSRMLKYVPKFDESDVVEFFITFEKVAANFNWSEDKWAFMAQTAFSGKALKAWASLSLEDSKDYAKVKEAILRIYEMVPEAYRVKFRDSRKSSNQTFVEFARKMEKHFENWLRSSDVNCEYAKLCQLMLLENFKHNLPKDLCIFLDEKKIDNLASAARLADGYVITHNSYSKPAAKGKYNTCETVKLPTGVNVTANDGNQFKSSPASPQKHFKSKYQGRVTCFCCGKNGHIATKCPKRDSAMLVNNKQEVDDDFKWFKSQGKISTLESWQECHNVNVLRDTGSSQSLILRKAIPVGSNWLNEHKLIKGVGNEWISCPVVELYFFSDIVAREAKFAVVDTLPIPEVDVVLANDLAQGKVSCNPTVFANPQVLVPKPETVLVTTRSGKSTDFEVEHPDLESLFNADSLDHVSNNKSICSEEVMNCNRDDLVKVQNEDIEIKNIKVKLKEGKGVDYEVDNEVLYKVIVPIRKREGNLLKHRVIVVPSKFRNGILRKAHDDLFAGHLGITKTFDRVRKNFYWKGLKRDVKKYCKMCHQCQISGKPNMVIPKAPLSPIPSLREPFEHVVIDVVGPLPRSKVGSEYVLTIIDRLTRYPEAIPLKSQKARVIAKHLINYFSRFGLPKTIQSDRGTNFLSKLLLQQFKNFGIEHKPSTPYHPESQGIVERFHQTLKAMIRKMCNEKVGLWEEYLPYLLFAVWSIPNETTNFAPFNLVFAHKVRGPLDLLREVWEGNGPSEVNIADLINDGKGKLYEMWEIAKSNLLKSQSKMKSLYDLKSKERVFVPGDKVLVCHRV comes from the coding sequence atgGAAATTGAAACTACTGACGATGCCGCTCGTTTTCTTAGTAGAGACAATTGGCGTAGTAAATTGTTTACTATTAAAAAGTCGGAACTGCTGGTTGTGTCGGATTATTTAGAGTTGGGTTTTACGCTTAGTAGTACTAATGATGACATAAGGAAAGGTATTATAGCGCATCTTGTTCCGGATGGAGTGGACGTTGACTTCAAGCTTttggaagaagaaatcgacgaagacTGTGAGGTAGTGAAGCTTCGACTGAAACTTGATTTGAAAAAACTCGAGTTTGAAGATGAACAGAACCGGCGTGAACATGAACTTAGTATGAAGCAGTTAGAAAATGAACAGCAGAAACGTGATCATGAGTTGGAGTTGGCCAGGCTGACGGGTTCCCAATCTCCCATTTCTGGTAATGAAGATTCCCGTATGTTGAAGTACGTACCAAAGTTTGACGAGAGTGACGTCGTAGAATTTTTCATAACTTTTGAGAAGGTAGCGGCAAATTTCAATTGGAGTGAGGATAAGTGGGCATTCATGGCTCAGACTGCTTTCTCCGGGAAGGCCCTAAAGGCTTGGGCTTCTCTGTCGTTAGAAGATAGTAAAGATTATGCTAAAGTGAAAGAAGCCATTTTAAGGATTTATGAGATGGTTCCTGAAGCCTACAGAGTAAAGTTTCGTGACAGTCGAAAATCCTCCAATCAAACTTTCGTGGAGTTTGCTCGTAAAATggagaaacattttgaaaattgGTTGAGATCCAGCGATGTCAATTGTGAGTATGCTAAATTGTGTCAGTTAATGTTATTGGAAAATTTTAAGCACAATTTGCCTAAAGACCTTTGCATTTTcttagatgaaaagaaaattgacaatTTAGCGAGTGCTGCTCGGTTAGCTGATGGGTATGTGATAACTCATAATAGTTATTCTAAGCCTGCTGCTAAAGGTAAATATAATACTTGTGAAACTGTTAAATTGCCTACAGGGGTTAACGTAACTGCTAATGATGGTAATCAATTTAAGAGTAGTCCTGCTTCTCCCCAAAAGCATTTTAAATCTAAGTACCAGGGCAGGGTAACTTGCTTTTGTTGTGGTAAAAATGGGCATATAGCTACTAAGTGTCCTAAAAGGGATTCTGCCATGCTCGTTAATAATAAACAGGAAGTGGATGACGACTTTAAGTGGTTTAAATCTCAAGGTAAAATCAGCACACTTGAAAGTTGGCAAGAGTGTCATAATGTCAATGTACTTAGAGATACAGGGTCTTCTCAATCTTTAATTCTACGGAAAGCCATTCCAGTGGGCAGTAATTGGTTGAATGAGCATAAACTTATTAAAGGTGTTGGAAACGAGTGGATATCTTGCCCGGTAGTTGAACtgtattttttttcagatattgttGCCAGGGAGGCTAAGTTTGCGGTTGTTGATACTCTCCCCATACCTGAGGTTGATGTTGTTTTGGCAAATGATCTTGCTCAAGGTAAAGTAAGTTGTAATCCGACAGTTTTTGCCAATCCACAGGTGTTAGTACCTAAACCTGAAACTGTGCTTGTGACAACTAGGTCAGGCAAAAGTACCGATTTTGAAGTTGAGCATCCTGATTTGGAGAGTTTGTTTAATGCAGATTCATTAGATCATGTAAGTAACAATAAATCTATTTGCTCTGAAGAAGTAATGAATTGCAATAGAGATGACTTAGTAAAGGTTCAAAATGAAGACATTGAGATTAAAAATATTAAAGTTAAGTTGAAAGAGGGTAAAGGAGTAGATTATGAAGTGGATAATGAAGTTCTCTATAAAGTAATTGTTCCTATTCGGAAACGAGAGGGAAATCTGTTGAAGCATAGGGTAATTGTTGTACCTTCTAAATTCAGAAATGGTATATTAAGAAAAGCTCATGATGATTTGTTTGCTGGTCACTTGGGTATTACTAAAACCTTTGATAGGGTTAGGAAAAATTTCTATTGGAAAGGTCTGAAAAGAGATGTCAAGAAATATTGTAAGATGTGTCACCAGTGCCAAATTTCTGGTAAGCCTAATATGGTAATTCCTAAGGCTCCCCTTTCTCCCATTCCTTCTTTAAGAGAACCCTTCGAGCATGTAGTCATTGATGTTGTGGGTCCCTTACCTCGTTCGAAAGTAGGGTCTGAGTATGTACTAACTATCATAGACAGGTTAACCAGATATCCCGAGGCTATCCCTCTTAAGTCCCAGAAAGCTAGGGTCATTGCCAAACATTTGATCAATTATTTTTCTAGGTTTGGTCTTCCTAAAACCATCCAGTCTGATCGTGGAACTAATTTCTTATCTAAACTATTGCTGCAGCAGTTTAAGAATTTTGGAATTGAACATAAACCTTCTACTCCATACCATCCGGAGTCACAGGGAATTGTAGAAAGATTCCACCAAACTTTGAAGGCAATGATTCGGAAGATGTGCAATGAAAAGGTTGGTTTGTGGGAAGAATATCTTCCTTATTTGTTGTTTGCAGTGTGGTCTATACCAAATGAGACAACAAATTTTGCTCCATTCAACTTGGTGTTTGCGCATAAAGTAAGAGGTCCATTAGACTTGTTAAGGGAAGTTTGGGAAGGTAATGGGCCGAGCGAAGTGAATATTGCTGATTTAATTAATGATGGTAAGGGAAAGCTTTACGAAATGTGGGAAATAGCAAAGAGTAATTTACTGAAGAGTCAAAGCAAGATGAAGTCTTTGTATGATTTAAAATCTAAGGAAAGGGTCTTTGTTCCTGGAGATAAAGTACTGGTTTGTCACAGGGTGTAA